The Xiphias gladius isolate SHS-SW01 ecotype Sanya breed wild chromosome 7, ASM1685928v1, whole genome shotgun sequence genome window below encodes:
- the zgc:162872 gene encoding BAR_ACAPs and ArfGap_ACAP domain-containing protein isoform X1, translating into MDALLDFEECVKDSPEFRLNLDQFETEISLLETHLEKVMQLCGKMVEAGQAYTSANQLFLSGLAELSVYQKKDSVVTNCLNQFNQGLQEMVSFHTMLFDQTQRAISQQLTNLCTQFLPQLAETRREFVRIGEDLETAAVKNAQVSRHKAGEAERASHLLLATRKCYQHFALDYCLQLNTFKTQQKVDILNSVFSFVHAQLTFFHQGFDLLRDLEPTMKTMAAQLSQLSSDCAAKRKDLENKHLLVQQRDASGEPMVSPCPGSDDIIQGYLFKRSRRKSKTWKRCWFSIRDNQLIYRKSHKEDAVVLFEDLRLCAVKSLEHMDRRFCFELLSVQKCCALQADSEQLKQAWLSALQGSIDLAYRERASTPLTQPKEPPPPLCGGDNSPGPPAPRQAALGVALRGPGNQRCCDCGEEEPRWASINLGVTMCIECSGIHRSLGVHLSKVRSLTLDSWEAEQLKLLCVLGNTVMNQIYEARCSEEGRVKPTADSPRAEKEMWIKEKYVEKRFVQNCSSDGAQRRKDEAGLRLYRAALAGDLVAMAAAVAEGTEVNGSVSEEDGRTALIGAAVGGSLLACEFLLLNGANVNLRDLRGQGALHAAATAGHTGQVCLLLKRGANQYAVDERGQDPLAIAVETAHADIVTLLRMARMNEEMRDSEGFFGAVGDDETFQDIFRDFSDMASHDPEKLSRRQFARGGEADGAEERERGGRGGGAGEMANSVEKTSE; encoded by the exons ATGGACGCACTGCTGGATTTTGAGGAGTGTGTCAAAGACTCGCCCGAGTTCAG ACTGAACCTGGATCAGTTTGAGACGGAGATTTCCCTGCTGGAGACACACCTGGAAAAG GTGATGCAGCTGTGTGGTAAGATGGTGGAGGCGGGACAAGCATACACTTCAGCCAATCAGCTGTTCCTGAGCGGCCTGGCTGAACTCTCCGTGTACCAGAAGAAGGACAGCGTCGTCACT AACTGTCTGAACCAGTTCAACCAGGGCCTGCAGGAGATGGTCAGCTTTCACACT ATGCTGTTTGATCAGACTCAGAGAGCCATCAGCCAACAGCTGACCAACCTCTGCACACA gtTCCTCCCGCAGCTGGCAGAGACCAGGAGGGAGTTTGTCCGGATCGGTGAGGATCTGGAGACGGCGGCGGTAAAAAACGCCCAGGTGTCTCGCCACAAAGCCGGCGAGGCCGAGAGGGCCAGTCACCTGCTGCTCGCCACTCGTAAATGCTACCAGCACTTTGCCCTGGACTACTGTCTGCAG cttaATACCTTCAAGACTCAGCAGAAGGTTGACATCTTAAACTCG GTTTTCTCCTTCGTCCACGCTCAGTTAACCTTCTTCCACCAAGGCTTCGACCTACTCAGAGACCTGGAGCCCACCATGAAGACCATGGCAGCACAG TTGTCCCAGCTGTCGTCAGACTGTGCGGCTAAAAGAAAAGACCTGGAGAACAAGCACCTGTTGGTGCAGCAGAGA GATGCTTCAGGTGAGCCGATGGTCAGCCCGTGTCCTGGGAGTGATGACATCATCCAGGGTTACCTGTTCAAACGGTCCAGGAGGAAATCCAAGACCTGGAAAAG GTGCTGGTTTTCCATCAGAGACAACCAACTCATTTACAGAAAGTCACACAAG GAGGACGCCGTGGTTCTGTTTGAGGATCTCAGACTGTGCGCCGTCAAATCCCTGGAGCACATGGATCGACGTTTCTGCTTCGAGCTGCTCTCCGTCCAGAA GTGTTGTGCCCTGCAGGCCGACTCGGAGCAGCTGAAGCAGGCCTGGCTCAGCGCTCTGCAGGGCAGCATCGACCTCGCctacagagagagagccagCACTCCGCTCACACAG CCTAAagagcccccccctcccctgtGTGGTGGGGACAACTCCCCGGGGCCCCCCGCTCCGAGGCAGGCGGCCCTGGGCGTGGCCCTGAGGGGCCCCGGGAACCAGCGGTGCTGTGACTGCGGCGAGGAGGAGCCTCGCTGGGCCTCCATCAACCTGGGCGTCACCATGTGCATCGAGTGTTCCGGCATACACAG GAGCCTGGGTGTTCACCTGTCTAAGGTGCGATCTCTGACTCTGGACTCATGGGAGGCCGAACAACtgaag cTTCTCTGTGTTCTGGGAAATACTGTCATGAACCAGATCTACGAGGCTCGATGTTCAGAGGAAGGACGAGTTAAACCCACAGCCGACAGCCCGCG AGCGGAGAAAGAGATGTGGATCAAAGAGAAATATGTGGAGAAGAGATTTGTGCAGAACTGCAGCTCAGATGGAGCTC AGCGGCGTAAGGACGAGGCCGGGCTGCGCCTGTATCGGGCAGCGTTGGCGGGAGAcctggttgccatggcagcagCGGTGGCCGAGGGGACGGAGGTCAACGGCAGCGTTTCCGAGGAGGACGGACGCACAGCGCTGATCGGAGCCGCTGTCGGG GGGTCGCTGTTGGCCTGCGAGTTCCTGCTGCTGAACGGAGCAAACGTCAACCTCCGGGACCTGAGAGGGCAGGGGGCGCTGCACGCCGCCGCCACCGCTGGACACACCGG ACAGGTGTGTCTGCTGTTGAAGAGAGGAGCCAATCAGTACGCCGTGGACGAGCGAGGGCAGGACCCGTTGGCCATCGCCGTGGAAACGGCCCACGCCGACATCGTCACACT ACTGCGGATGGCCAGGATGAATGAGGAGATGAGAGACTCAGAAGGATTCTTTGGAGCTGTGG GAGACGACGAGACGTTTCAGGACATCTTCCGTGACTTCAGCGACATGGCCTCACACGACCCGGAGAAACTCAGCAGGCGGCAGTTCGCCCGGGGAGGAGAGGCCGACGGGGCGGAGGAGCGGGAGAGAGGAGGACGGGGCGGAGGAGCGGGAGAAATGGCCAACAGTGTCGAAAAGACGTCAGAATGA
- the LOC120791938 gene encoding integrin-linked kinase-associated serine/threonine phosphatase 2C isoform X4 — MSVFYIRDIKGPVSAAPVTAPQKATKEEEEEEEKSVKRKREDAESHTDKKEEKEEEERGEIKKVCKEGLPVLKGYVAARRGEREEMQDAHVLQPDMSSLLSALPGQVSRVSYFAVFDGHGGARASRFCAEHLHHNLAKKFPSGDTENVDKLIKKCLLDTFRQTDEDFLKKASSQKPAWKDGSTATCVLVVDDTVYVANLGDSRAVLCRMEAAAAADGQRRSVTLALSKEHNPTMYEERMRIQRAGGTVRDGRVLGVLEVSRSIGDGQYKRCGVISSPDLRRCQLTANDRFIILACDGLFKVFSADEAVKFVLNILQEGIVEQRPGLTEDEVRFEAACQQLASEAVRRGCADNVTVILVFIGF; from the exons ATGTCTGTTTTCTACATCAGAGACATAAAAG GTCCAGTTTCAGCAGCGCCGGTCACAGCTCCACAGAAGGCcaccaaagaagaagaggaggaggaggagaagagtgtGAAACGAAAACGAGAAGATGCAGAGTCTCACACTgataaaaaagaggagaaagaggaggaggagcgaggGGAGATCAAGAAAGTTTGTAAAGAAG gccTCCCTGTATTGAAAGGCTATGTGGCGGCCAGGCGCGGTGAGCGGGAGGAGATGCAGGACGCTCACGTTCTCCAGCCGGACATGAGCAGCTTGCTGTCGGCTCTGCCAGGACAAGT GTCTCGTGTCTCGTACTTTGCGGTGTTCGATGGTCACGGTGGAGCTCGAGCCTCGCGCTTCTGTGCGGAGCATCTCCATCACAATCTGGCCAAGAAGTTCCCAAGCG GAGACACTGAGAATGTGGACAAACTGATTAAGAAATGTCTCCTGGACactttcagacagacagacgaagACTTCCTGAAGAAAGCTTCCAGCCA GAAACCAGCGTGGAAGGACGGCTCCACAGCCACGTGTGTGCTGGTGGTGGACGACACGGTATACGTGGCCAATCTGGGAGACAGCAGG GCGGTGTTGTGTCGGATggaagcagctgcagcagcagatgggCAGAGGAGATCAGTGACTCTGGCTCTCAGTAAAGAACACAACCCGACCATGTAcgaggagaggatgaggatcCAGAGAGCAGGAGGCACCGTCAG GGACGGCAGGGTGCTGGGCGTCCTCGAGGTGTCTCGTTCTATCGGAGACGGTCAGTACAAACGCTGTGGCGTCATTTCATCCCCGGACCTGAGGAGGTGTCAGCTCACGGCCAACGACAG GTTCATCATTCTGGCCTGCGACGGTTTGTTCAAAGTGTTTTCTGCTGATGAGGCTGTTAAATTCGTTCTCAACATCCTGCAG GAGGGGATCGTAGAGCAGAGGCCGGGGCTGACGGAGGACGAGGTGCGGTTTGAAGCCGCCTGCCAACAGCTGGCCAGTGAGGCGGTGAGACGAGGCTGCGCCGACAACGTCACCGTGATCCTGGTTTTTATTGGCTTCTGA
- the LOC120791938 gene encoding integrin-linked kinase-associated serine/threonine phosphatase 2C isoform X3 produces MDLFDDLPEPTQTGGPVSAAPVTAPQKATKEEEEEEEKSVKRKREDAESHTDKKEEKEEEERGEIKKVCKEGLPVLKGYVAARRGEREEMQDAHVLQPDMSSLLSALPGQVSRVSYFAVFDGHGGARASRFCAEHLHHNLAKKFPSGDTENVDKLIKKCLLDTFRQTDEDFLKKASSQKPAWKDGSTATCVLVVDDTVYVANLGDSRAVLCRMEAAAAADGQRRSVTLALSKEHNPTMYEERMRIQRAGGTVRDGRVLGVLEVSRSIGDGQYKRCGVISSPDLRRCQLTANDRFIILACDGLFKVFSADEAVKFVLNILQEGIVEQRPGLTEDEVRFEAACQQLASEAVRRGCADNVTVILVFIGF; encoded by the exons GTCCAGTTTCAGCAGCGCCGGTCACAGCTCCACAGAAGGCcaccaaagaagaagaggaggaggaggagaagagtgtGAAACGAAAACGAGAAGATGCAGAGTCTCACACTgataaaaaagaggagaaagaggaggaggagcgaggGGAGATCAAGAAAGTTTGTAAAGAAG gccTCCCTGTATTGAAAGGCTATGTGGCGGCCAGGCGCGGTGAGCGGGAGGAGATGCAGGACGCTCACGTTCTCCAGCCGGACATGAGCAGCTTGCTGTCGGCTCTGCCAGGACAAGT GTCTCGTGTCTCGTACTTTGCGGTGTTCGATGGTCACGGTGGAGCTCGAGCCTCGCGCTTCTGTGCGGAGCATCTCCATCACAATCTGGCCAAGAAGTTCCCAAGCG GAGACACTGAGAATGTGGACAAACTGATTAAGAAATGTCTCCTGGACactttcagacagacagacgaagACTTCCTGAAGAAAGCTTCCAGCCA GAAACCAGCGTGGAAGGACGGCTCCACAGCCACGTGTGTGCTGGTGGTGGACGACACGGTATACGTGGCCAATCTGGGAGACAGCAGG GCGGTGTTGTGTCGGATggaagcagctgcagcagcagatgggCAGAGGAGATCAGTGACTCTGGCTCTCAGTAAAGAACACAACCCGACCATGTAcgaggagaggatgaggatcCAGAGAGCAGGAGGCACCGTCAG GGACGGCAGGGTGCTGGGCGTCCTCGAGGTGTCTCGTTCTATCGGAGACGGTCAGTACAAACGCTGTGGCGTCATTTCATCCCCGGACCTGAGGAGGTGTCAGCTCACGGCCAACGACAG GTTCATCATTCTGGCCTGCGACGGTTTGTTCAAAGTGTTTTCTGCTGATGAGGCTGTTAAATTCGTTCTCAACATCCTGCAG GAGGGGATCGTAGAGCAGAGGCCGGGGCTGACGGAGGACGAGGTGCGGTTTGAAGCCGCCTGCCAACAGCTGGCCAGTGAGGCGGTGAGACGAGGCTGCGCCGACAACGTCACCGTGATCCTGGTTTTTATTGGCTTCTGA
- the zgc:162872 gene encoding BAR_ACAPs and ArfGap_ACAP domain-containing protein isoform X2: protein MDALLDFEECVKDSPEFRLNLDQFETEISLLETHLEKVMQLCGKMVEAGQAYTSANQLFLSGLAELSVYQKKDSVVTNCLNQFNQGLQEMVSFHTMLFDQTQRAISQQLTNLCTQFLPQLAETRREFVRIGEDLETAAVKNAQVSRHKAGEAERASHLLLATRKCYQHFALDYCLQLNTFKTQQKVDILNSDASGEPMVSPCPGSDDIIQGYLFKRSRRKSKTWKRCWFSIRDNQLIYRKSHKEDAVVLFEDLRLCAVKSLEHMDRRFCFELLSVQKCCALQADSEQLKQAWLSALQGSIDLAYRERASTPLTQPKEPPPPLCGGDNSPGPPAPRQAALGVALRGPGNQRCCDCGEEEPRWASINLGVTMCIECSGIHRSLGVHLSKVRSLTLDSWEAEQLKLLCVLGNTVMNQIYEARCSEEGRVKPTADSPRAEKEMWIKEKYVEKRFVQNCSSDGAQRRKDEAGLRLYRAALAGDLVAMAAAVAEGTEVNGSVSEEDGRTALIGAAVGGSLLACEFLLLNGANVNLRDLRGQGALHAAATAGHTGQVCLLLKRGANQYAVDERGQDPLAIAVETAHADIVTLLRMARMNEEMRDSEGFFGAVGDDETFQDIFRDFSDMASHDPEKLSRRQFARGGEADGAEERERGGRGGGAGEMANSVEKTSE from the exons ATGGACGCACTGCTGGATTTTGAGGAGTGTGTCAAAGACTCGCCCGAGTTCAG ACTGAACCTGGATCAGTTTGAGACGGAGATTTCCCTGCTGGAGACACACCTGGAAAAG GTGATGCAGCTGTGTGGTAAGATGGTGGAGGCGGGACAAGCATACACTTCAGCCAATCAGCTGTTCCTGAGCGGCCTGGCTGAACTCTCCGTGTACCAGAAGAAGGACAGCGTCGTCACT AACTGTCTGAACCAGTTCAACCAGGGCCTGCAGGAGATGGTCAGCTTTCACACT ATGCTGTTTGATCAGACTCAGAGAGCCATCAGCCAACAGCTGACCAACCTCTGCACACA gtTCCTCCCGCAGCTGGCAGAGACCAGGAGGGAGTTTGTCCGGATCGGTGAGGATCTGGAGACGGCGGCGGTAAAAAACGCCCAGGTGTCTCGCCACAAAGCCGGCGAGGCCGAGAGGGCCAGTCACCTGCTGCTCGCCACTCGTAAATGCTACCAGCACTTTGCCCTGGACTACTGTCTGCAG cttaATACCTTCAAGACTCAGCAGAAGGTTGACATCTTAAACTCG GATGCTTCAGGTGAGCCGATGGTCAGCCCGTGTCCTGGGAGTGATGACATCATCCAGGGTTACCTGTTCAAACGGTCCAGGAGGAAATCCAAGACCTGGAAAAG GTGCTGGTTTTCCATCAGAGACAACCAACTCATTTACAGAAAGTCACACAAG GAGGACGCCGTGGTTCTGTTTGAGGATCTCAGACTGTGCGCCGTCAAATCCCTGGAGCACATGGATCGACGTTTCTGCTTCGAGCTGCTCTCCGTCCAGAA GTGTTGTGCCCTGCAGGCCGACTCGGAGCAGCTGAAGCAGGCCTGGCTCAGCGCTCTGCAGGGCAGCATCGACCTCGCctacagagagagagccagCACTCCGCTCACACAG CCTAAagagcccccccctcccctgtGTGGTGGGGACAACTCCCCGGGGCCCCCCGCTCCGAGGCAGGCGGCCCTGGGCGTGGCCCTGAGGGGCCCCGGGAACCAGCGGTGCTGTGACTGCGGCGAGGAGGAGCCTCGCTGGGCCTCCATCAACCTGGGCGTCACCATGTGCATCGAGTGTTCCGGCATACACAG GAGCCTGGGTGTTCACCTGTCTAAGGTGCGATCTCTGACTCTGGACTCATGGGAGGCCGAACAACtgaag cTTCTCTGTGTTCTGGGAAATACTGTCATGAACCAGATCTACGAGGCTCGATGTTCAGAGGAAGGACGAGTTAAACCCACAGCCGACAGCCCGCG AGCGGAGAAAGAGATGTGGATCAAAGAGAAATATGTGGAGAAGAGATTTGTGCAGAACTGCAGCTCAGATGGAGCTC AGCGGCGTAAGGACGAGGCCGGGCTGCGCCTGTATCGGGCAGCGTTGGCGGGAGAcctggttgccatggcagcagCGGTGGCCGAGGGGACGGAGGTCAACGGCAGCGTTTCCGAGGAGGACGGACGCACAGCGCTGATCGGAGCCGCTGTCGGG GGGTCGCTGTTGGCCTGCGAGTTCCTGCTGCTGAACGGAGCAAACGTCAACCTCCGGGACCTGAGAGGGCAGGGGGCGCTGCACGCCGCCGCCACCGCTGGACACACCGG ACAGGTGTGTCTGCTGTTGAAGAGAGGAGCCAATCAGTACGCCGTGGACGAGCGAGGGCAGGACCCGTTGGCCATCGCCGTGGAAACGGCCCACGCCGACATCGTCACACT ACTGCGGATGGCCAGGATGAATGAGGAGATGAGAGACTCAGAAGGATTCTTTGGAGCTGTGG GAGACGACGAGACGTTTCAGGACATCTTCCGTGACTTCAGCGACATGGCCTCACACGACCCGGAGAAACTCAGCAGGCGGCAGTTCGCCCGGGGAGGAGAGGCCGACGGGGCGGAGGAGCGGGAGAGAGGAGGACGGGGCGGAGGAGCGGGAGAAATGGCCAACAGTGTCGAAAAGACGTCAGAATGA
- the LOC120791938 gene encoding integrin-linked kinase-associated serine/threonine phosphatase 2C isoform X5: MQSLTLIKKRRKRRRSEGRSSLPVLKGYVAARRGEREEMQDAHVLQPDMSSLLSALPGQVSRVSYFAVFDGHGGARASRFCAEHLHHNLAKKFPSGDTENVDKLIKKCLLDTFRQTDEDFLKKASSQKPAWKDGSTATCVLVVDDTVYVANLGDSRAVLCRMEAAAAADGQRRSVTLALSKEHNPTMYEERMRIQRAGGTVRDGRVLGVLEVSRSIGDGQYKRCGVISSPDLRRCQLTANDRFIILACDGLFKVFSADEAVKFVLNILQEGIVEQRPGLTEDEVRFEAACQQLASEAVRRGCADNVTVILVFIGF; the protein is encoded by the exons ATGCAGAGTCTCACACTgataaaaaagaggagaaagaggaggaggagcgaggGGAGATCAA gccTCCCTGTATTGAAAGGCTATGTGGCGGCCAGGCGCGGTGAGCGGGAGGAGATGCAGGACGCTCACGTTCTCCAGCCGGACATGAGCAGCTTGCTGTCGGCTCTGCCAGGACAAGT GTCTCGTGTCTCGTACTTTGCGGTGTTCGATGGTCACGGTGGAGCTCGAGCCTCGCGCTTCTGTGCGGAGCATCTCCATCACAATCTGGCCAAGAAGTTCCCAAGCG GAGACACTGAGAATGTGGACAAACTGATTAAGAAATGTCTCCTGGACactttcagacagacagacgaagACTTCCTGAAGAAAGCTTCCAGCCA GAAACCAGCGTGGAAGGACGGCTCCACAGCCACGTGTGTGCTGGTGGTGGACGACACGGTATACGTGGCCAATCTGGGAGACAGCAGG GCGGTGTTGTGTCGGATggaagcagctgcagcagcagatgggCAGAGGAGATCAGTGACTCTGGCTCTCAGTAAAGAACACAACCCGACCATGTAcgaggagaggatgaggatcCAGAGAGCAGGAGGCACCGTCAG GGACGGCAGGGTGCTGGGCGTCCTCGAGGTGTCTCGTTCTATCGGAGACGGTCAGTACAAACGCTGTGGCGTCATTTCATCCCCGGACCTGAGGAGGTGTCAGCTCACGGCCAACGACAG GTTCATCATTCTGGCCTGCGACGGTTTGTTCAAAGTGTTTTCTGCTGATGAGGCTGTTAAATTCGTTCTCAACATCCTGCAG GAGGGGATCGTAGAGCAGAGGCCGGGGCTGACGGAGGACGAGGTGCGGTTTGAAGCCGCCTGCCAACAGCTGGCCAGTGAGGCGGTGAGACGAGGCTGCGCCGACAACGTCACCGTGATCCTGGTTTTTATTGGCTTCTGA
- the wdr74 gene encoding WD repeat-containing protein 74 yields the protein MGDRSRLCSVWLGSETGILKGVSVSRKQAFNFCNTSHLSRDQEVRALCWGDPAESELLVGSVDGTVKTFSLEKGAFTETRRCGDPADGCFTGLAALGGSALLTCGECGTLRVWREDSGEPVTELDAGKNVCRMRQSPVHPHKVATGGKENGLKIWDLERPEKPVFTAKNLRDDWLDLRRPQWVKDMAFIPDSDKVVTCTGYHQVHVFDPSSPQRRPVLEAEFGEYPLTALSLPAAGNAVVVGNTHGQIATLDLRKGLVRSCLKGLAGGVRWLQCHPSQPVVASCGLDRFLRIHSLEDRKLQHRVYLKSRLNCLLLASRDLEDGGAATDGEGATQEVKEEEEEEDEVWDAMEQVEEKPKRKTTEEEEEEEPEKKSKKKRKKGRD from the exons ATGGGGGACCGGAGTCGGCTGTGCTCCGTGTGGCTGGGCTCGGAGACCGGCATCCTGAAGGGGGTCAGCGTGTCCCGGAAGCAGGCCTTCAACTTCTGCAACACGAGCCACCTGAGCCGCGACCAGGAGGTCCGGGCGCTGTGCTGGGGGGACCCGGCGGAGAGCGAGCTGCTGGTCGGCTCGGTGGACGGAACCGTGAAGACCTTCAGCCTCGAGAAGGGCGCCTTCACCGAGACCCGGCGCTGCGGAGACCCGGCGGACGGCTGCTTCACCGGGCTGGCGGCGCTCGGCGGCTCCGCGCTGCTCACCTGCGGGGAGTGCGGGACGCTGCGGGTCTGGAGGGAGGACAGCGGCGAGCCCGTCACCGAGCTGGACGCGGGCAAGAACGTGTGCAGGATGCGGCAGAGCCCGGTACACCCGCACAAAGTGGCGACCGGCGGCAAGGAGAACGGCCTGAAGATCTGGGACCTGGAGAGACCCGAGAAGCCCGTGTTCACCGCCAAAAACCTGCGGGACGACTGGCTCGACCTACGGCGGCCGCAGTGGGTCAAAGACATGGCTTTCATCCCGGACTCCGACAAAGTGGTCACCTGCACAGGCTACCACCAG GTCCACGTGTTCGACCCGTCCTCCCCTCAGCGCCGTCCCGTCCTGGAGGCCGAGTTCGGCGAGTACCCGCTCACGGCCCTGTCCCTGCCCGCCGCCGGCAACGCGGTGGTGGTGGGGAACACCCACGGCCAGATCGCCACGCTGGACCTGAGGAAAGGTTTGGTCCGCAGCTGTCTGAAGGGGCTGGCGGGGGGCGTGCGGTGGCTGCAGTGTCACCCCTCCCAGCCGGTGGTGGCGTCCTGCGGCCTGGACCGCTTCCTCCGCATCCACAGCCTGGAGGACCGCAAGCTGCAGCACAGAGTCTACCTCAAGTCCAGACTCAACTGCCTCCTGCTGGCCAGCCGGGATCTGGAGGACGGAGGGGCGGCGACGGACGGGGAGGGGGCGACccaggaggtgaaggaggaggaggaggaggaggacgaggtgTGGGACGCCatggagcaggtggaggagaAGCCCAAGAGGAAAacgacagaggaggaggaggaagaagaaccggagaagaagagcaagaagaagagaaagaaaggccGAGACTGA
- the zgc:162872 gene encoding BAR_ACAPs and ArfGap_ACAP domain-containing protein isoform X3 gives MDALLDFEECVKDSPEFRLNLDQFETEISLLETHLEKVMQLCGKMVEAGQAYTSANQLFLSGLAELSVYQKKDSVVTNCLNQFNQGLQEMVSFHTMLFDQTQRAISQQLTNLCTQFLPQLAETRREFVRIGEDLETAAVKNAQVSRHKAGEAERASHLLLATRKCYQHFALDYCLQLNTFKTQQKVDILNSVFSFVHAQLTFFHQGFDLLRDLEPTMKTMAAQLSQLSSDCAAKRKDLENKHLLVQQRDASGEPMVSPCPGSDDIIQGYLFKRSRRKSKTWKRCWFSIRDNQLIYRKSHKEDAVVLFEDLRLCAVKSLEHMDRRFCFELLSVQKCCALQADSEQLKQAWLSALQGSIDLAYRERASTPLTQPKEPPPPLCGGDNSPGPPAPRQAALGVALRGPGNQRCCDCGEEEPRWASINLGVTMCIECSGIHRSLGVHLSKVRSLTLDSWEAEQLKLLCVLGNTVMNQIYEARCSEEGRVKPTADSPRAEKEMWIKEKYVEKRFVQNCSSDGAQRRKDEAGLRLYRAALAGDLVAMAAAVAEGTEVNGSVSEEDGRTALIGAAVGTSDAGEIHVDDL, from the exons ATGGACGCACTGCTGGATTTTGAGGAGTGTGTCAAAGACTCGCCCGAGTTCAG ACTGAACCTGGATCAGTTTGAGACGGAGATTTCCCTGCTGGAGACACACCTGGAAAAG GTGATGCAGCTGTGTGGTAAGATGGTGGAGGCGGGACAAGCATACACTTCAGCCAATCAGCTGTTCCTGAGCGGCCTGGCTGAACTCTCCGTGTACCAGAAGAAGGACAGCGTCGTCACT AACTGTCTGAACCAGTTCAACCAGGGCCTGCAGGAGATGGTCAGCTTTCACACT ATGCTGTTTGATCAGACTCAGAGAGCCATCAGCCAACAGCTGACCAACCTCTGCACACA gtTCCTCCCGCAGCTGGCAGAGACCAGGAGGGAGTTTGTCCGGATCGGTGAGGATCTGGAGACGGCGGCGGTAAAAAACGCCCAGGTGTCTCGCCACAAAGCCGGCGAGGCCGAGAGGGCCAGTCACCTGCTGCTCGCCACTCGTAAATGCTACCAGCACTTTGCCCTGGACTACTGTCTGCAG cttaATACCTTCAAGACTCAGCAGAAGGTTGACATCTTAAACTCG GTTTTCTCCTTCGTCCACGCTCAGTTAACCTTCTTCCACCAAGGCTTCGACCTACTCAGAGACCTGGAGCCCACCATGAAGACCATGGCAGCACAG TTGTCCCAGCTGTCGTCAGACTGTGCGGCTAAAAGAAAAGACCTGGAGAACAAGCACCTGTTGGTGCAGCAGAGA GATGCTTCAGGTGAGCCGATGGTCAGCCCGTGTCCTGGGAGTGATGACATCATCCAGGGTTACCTGTTCAAACGGTCCAGGAGGAAATCCAAGACCTGGAAAAG GTGCTGGTTTTCCATCAGAGACAACCAACTCATTTACAGAAAGTCACACAAG GAGGACGCCGTGGTTCTGTTTGAGGATCTCAGACTGTGCGCCGTCAAATCCCTGGAGCACATGGATCGACGTTTCTGCTTCGAGCTGCTCTCCGTCCAGAA GTGTTGTGCCCTGCAGGCCGACTCGGAGCAGCTGAAGCAGGCCTGGCTCAGCGCTCTGCAGGGCAGCATCGACCTCGCctacagagagagagccagCACTCCGCTCACACAG CCTAAagagcccccccctcccctgtGTGGTGGGGACAACTCCCCGGGGCCCCCCGCTCCGAGGCAGGCGGCCCTGGGCGTGGCCCTGAGGGGCCCCGGGAACCAGCGGTGCTGTGACTGCGGCGAGGAGGAGCCTCGCTGGGCCTCCATCAACCTGGGCGTCACCATGTGCATCGAGTGTTCCGGCATACACAG GAGCCTGGGTGTTCACCTGTCTAAGGTGCGATCTCTGACTCTGGACTCATGGGAGGCCGAACAACtgaag cTTCTCTGTGTTCTGGGAAATACTGTCATGAACCAGATCTACGAGGCTCGATGTTCAGAGGAAGGACGAGTTAAACCCACAGCCGACAGCCCGCG AGCGGAGAAAGAGATGTGGATCAAAGAGAAATATGTGGAGAAGAGATTTGTGCAGAACTGCAGCTCAGATGGAGCTC AGCGGCGTAAGGACGAGGCCGGGCTGCGCCTGTATCGGGCAGCGTTGGCGGGAGAcctggttgccatggcagcagCGGTGGCCGAGGGGACGGAGGTCAACGGCAGCGTTTCCGAGGAGGACGGACGCACAGCGCTGATCGGAGCCGCTGTCGGG ACGAGTGACGCGGGAGAGATTCATGTGGATGACCTGTAG